The genomic stretch CCAAAGAGAAGCCTCCTTCAATAGCAGCCTCTCCTTCTCAGCAAGCCCAAGTGGCCAAACAAAGGCCCACAGTTCCAGCAGCCCAAAGCCAGCCCAATGCATCAACACCCCAGCCAGCCGCCTACGTGGCAGTTTCCCGTTGGctgaaaatgggtcaaaaccctcttgtgtcaccagccatattttgtgggtattgggctttgtaaattgctattttgagctttatagatcatgtttttgtggtattttataaaaagagcattttgactatacacaaaaatagatAGGGTAATAttgataataagatttgatttttcaaaatcatattttattattaatatttcagatttattttgtaaaccccattttgttgtttaatttctttttagtcattttccccatctataaatagggacactttcttcacatttggtatgtaatttttagagtagagaaactatagcaaaatttccactcactttcttctcatattttattcttagaattttgtgagaatcatgagtataatggcctaatctttctaggaaggttagggatgattccatatgcaagtggtgttattttgctactttgatttactatgttcttaatgtaatatatttgagttatttatgttctttcatctctatctttattttattatctttatttacttatgctaatagtatataggattagtcatgctctttctatgtgcttctagttagtaaaagtaatattgatacataattttagtctaatcttctattgcattattgcccttgggtatattgtcatttttagattttttataagattaacattgtgcttttaaagtaaagaactttataactcaaatgaacttttgttagaaaaactatggactttaatgttagattttctatgtaaatgttgggatgtgaactatttacttgtgtatttttgtaaatcaagtaaccaagtaactaagcaagcatatggatgattcttgaaacctttccatttctcaaactcttgattacatcttacatttatcttacctatctcactttatcatttcatcaaaaaaatacaataccaaaatctcaacctctttccatttacaattttatttacttcttgtgactaactttttgtgttattttatactaaccttttgattttaggttacctccttgtggatcgaccggctgatcttactacaactaccgcttagtgtagtcacattttgggcgttaaacagtgGTCGTTTAATCGAAAGGCTCTcgtatgtaatgacccactaatctagactatttggaccattaacgaaactatacataaaacttacatttttacgaaaataccataattttattgagtaacttgtaaaataagagttacttacaaataaatagaatactaagaaggatatgggatcccattgtctttaaaaacaaaacatgatttaaaataaaagacactacataaatggtgcggaaaatacatgtaaaaagacataaaacagaaactacatcctcgaatcgaaataacgctcggccccttgactccattcaccatcgatacacatcctctaagcgtcacgaatctttccgcctctaaagcttattttcctgcacataaaacaaaaaggaatgagcctaatgcccagcaaggaaaatctaacacatagtcataaacataacttcataagaaacataaagacttaacataatacatataacatacacttattataatggccattattacttggggtcccatagactaaacaagcatatgcccatgggattagtggggtcctactagctaagtaggtcatatgcccataacccatttggggtattgttagtcatatgggtcatatgcccaagcctacaaacatacatgcatacatatcataacacatttaacaacataaaacataagataacataagcatataacatattgattctagcctattttccttaccaaagttaccgagatgtgtggactgagttgggactttttggaacactcctaaaaccataagaaagagtgagtctaaagaagaaggaagatgaaatgaaagggatggaaagactaaaccatttgagaaacatgcttaccgaaacttatgtgctcaagaacttagattccctaaccaaaatgaagattaaggttagagattgggtagaagactatgagaaagaaataacataatacagaaatgaactagagttttggttacctcaaagacttgaaagaccaatctactcctcaactgaaatactatagaacctcacttcccaaagtgtttgataagcttatgatgtttaagcttatgtttttcccaaaccaggtgtttatactctcacactcacttaacactagcagcttctgaacttagagcaaaaggtgaataatggctgggtactaggtcctatttatagagtttggagatgaaaggatcttgattttacttgaataaaaataatggctttttaggtgaaaatcatttgaataatcgttcagcagaggctgaagactcgttcaaaagatgctggactgttgaaggagtttgaatggctgaaaggaaatgaattcaaaagagtttgaatttatgctgaaggaggcgatatatcgccccctgtaggcgatatatcgcctgggccagtatggccgaggcgaccgtgcatcgtctcgtgttttccgtatctatgtgctgcgatatatcgccccctatagctgcgatatatcggcatacgctgaatatttaaacacgaaattacacatttttagctaagtttgaatggagtaaacagccttgactaagccttcaacgtattcaaagctgctgactgaccctataacattcaaactttactccttattaaatttaatcctaaaaaatacttaatccttaatcaccattcataacatgtgcttaaaatcctattggttgatgtctaaaccttataatataataaatataatccttaattatcagtcatataatcaaaccttaggttatacttaatattcttaaactataggttaaacttaaaaaatctataagtactactatgagtgtccaaataattcccggtctgaaccaaaaatccacagtaacaaagataatactaaacatactataatactactaaacaattagctaagtaaagttcttggactctacatcgtAATACATCGATTGAAAGAAGGTGAAAATCCAAGGTCTGTTTTGCTGAACACTATGGATTTGTGGGTGCAGATACATGATCTGCGTACTGGCTTCCAATCTGCAGAGGTGGTTAAAAGGGTGGGGAATTATCTTGGTACTTTTGTGGAAGCAGATCCAAAGAAATTCATGGGACTTTGGAGGGACTATATGAGAGTGAGAGTTACTCTTGATCTGAACAAaccattgaaaaggaaaatgaAGCTTCGACGTACTGACTCGGAATGGATTTGGATCGTTTTTAAATATGAAAATGTTCTAACCTTCTGTTTCATATGTGGTTTATTGGGACATTCTGAACGGTTCTGTGAACGATTGTTCGATACGCCACCAGAGAAGATAGTAAAACCTTATGGGGTTTTTATGAAAGCACCGTTACGCCGTCAAACAAAGCTGATAGGGGAAAAGTGGTTACGTAATGGAATGGAAGGATTGAATCTGGGTGGTAGTCCGGCTGAACAACAAATGATGGTGACTCAAGGCAAGGGGAAGTCGAAGGTGGATGGTGCGGTGGGAGGAGCAGTGGGTGGTGCGGTGGGAAGTATGGTGGAGGGTGCGGTGGGTCCGGTGATGACGAATCCTCTCAATATCAATTGTATTAATTCAATGTTAAATGGTGCGGAATCTCAGGAATTACATCAGATATGCAAGAATCATGGAATGATCAACGAGGATCATGGTGTTGACTTAGAGAATAATGTTttgataaataaagaaaatttgaTAACAGATGTTTATGGAAAATCAATGGTTGCTGAGGTGGCAGATGAGTCAATGGATCAACAAAGTGGGCTGATTATAACAGATTCTAAAAGACGACGTACCATTAATGGGAATAGTAATGGGCTTGGCTTTGTACAAGATAATAGAGAGATGGGCCCTGCGGATGATGAGAAAGAGTGTGAGGAGATGGACCATGATGTTTCTGAGGTTCAAAAAAACTTAGAGTTGGCGGGTTCCAGAGATCGGACCCGCCAATCATTATGAGTATTATCAGCTGGAATTTCCGTGGGCTTGGGAACCCATGGGCTGTTCAATTCTTAAAGGACTTAGTTGTCCAAAAGCGACCCAAGTATGTTTTTCTTTGTGAAACTTTGTGTAGTAAAGAGAAAGTGGAGCATGTGCGAAGGTTGTTGCACTTTGAAGGATCTTTTTCTATTGATTCTCAAGGTCGGAGTGGCGGGATAGCATTACTCTGTAAGGTTCAAGAAGAGGTGACTTTGGTGCGCTTCTCTCATAATCACATTGATGTTCGAATTCATATAGAGGGCTCACAAGATTATCGTTTAACAGGATTGTATGGGGAGCCAAAAAGATCGTTAAGAAAGAACACTTGGGATTTAATTAAGCAACTTAAGGAGGAGTCAATGTTACCTTGGTGCATTATAGGTGATTTGAATAATGTATTGAGCATGGATGATAAAAGAGGAGGAAGACCATATCCAAATTGGTTGATTCATGGCTTTCAGGAGGTTGTTGATGAGTGTGGTTTGCTGGATTTAGAGCTAGAAGGAAATCGGTTTACTTGGGAAAAGGGGCAGGGGACTGAGCAAATGGTAGAGGTGCGACTTGATCGGGCGTTAGTGTCTCAAAGCTGGTATGAGATGTTTAATATGGCCAAATTATTTAATTTGGATATTTCTACATCTGACCATACTCCATTGTTGTTGGACCTAAGCTTTAAGTTGTTTGTACATGCTGAAAAAAGGTTCAAGTTTGAAAATGCATGGTTGCGTGAACCTATGTGTAAGCAATTGGTGAAGGAGAGTTGGGAAGCTTGCCATAATAGTGACATTGGAGTTAAATTAAAGCACTGTAGTGGTGTTTTATGGGAATGGGGAAAGGCCTATACTGGGTGTTTTAAAGAAAGAATTGGTAAGTGTAAGAAAGTGCTAAAAAAGTACAAGTCGAGACGTGATGATGAGGCTGTGAGAAGATATAAGGAAGCTCAGAAGGATTTGCATGAAGTGTACTCTCAACGGGAGGTTTTTTGGAGACAACGGTCTAAGCAGTTATGGTTAAAAGCTGGTGATCAGAATAGCAAGTATTTCCATGCTGCGGCGAGTACAAGAAGAAGAAATAATCAGATTCATAGCTTGTTACGAGATGATGGTGTGTGTGTGGAATGGGAAAATGGTCTCTCAGAGGTAATGCATGATTATTTTACTAATCTTTTTAGTGCTACAATTTCAAATTATGAAGAAGTGTTGGATTCTGTGTGTCCCTCGATTACTACTTCTCATAATGAAGAATTGTTGAGAGATATTGATGAGAAATAGGTGAAGGAAGCGTTGTTTCAGATGAATCCTGATAAGTCTCCAGGACCTGATGGAATGAGTCCCGGTTTTTATCAAAGATGTTGGGATATTGTGGGTCGGGATGTGGTGGATTTGGTTCGTCAATTTTTTGAAACTGGTATTTTTCCTTTGGGTCTTAATGATACTAATATTGTTTTGATTCCAAAGAAAAAAGTTCCTTTGAATATGGGTGATTTGTAGCCAATATCGTTATGCAATGTGCTTTGTCGTATAATTTCAAAGGTTTTGTCCAATCGGTTGAAGAATGTGTTAGCTCATATTATTTCAGATGCGCAAAGTGCTTTTATACCAGGTCGCCTTATTACAGATAATATTATGGTTTCTTTTGAGGTGATGCATTATTTGAAGAAGAAGCGTAGTGGAAAAGATGGGTGTATGGCTCTGAAATTAGATATGAGTAAGGCAAATGACAGGGTAGAATGAGCTTATCTTCGCGCTATGTTGGAGAGAATGGGATTTGCGAGCAGATGGATTTCTTTGATTATGCAGTGTGTTGTCACTGTGAGGTACATGGTTGTGCATGGTTCAAAAGAAATAGGGCCTATTGTTCCTGGTAGAGGTTTGAGACAAGGGGATCCGATCTCcccttatttatttatcatatgtGCATAGGgtttttctgtgttgatttgcaAGTATGAAACTAGGGGAATGTTGCATGGGTGTAGAGTTGCTAGGCAAGCTCCAGTGATATCCCACATGTTGTTTGCGGATGATTGTTATTTGTACTGTAAAGCTACTCTTCAGGAGGCTAGGCATGTTGTGCATCTTCTTCGCGTGTTTGAACAGGCGTCGAGGCAGCAGGTCAATTTTGCCAAGTCTTCGATATTTTTTAGTACAACTACTACACCTCAAATTCGGGCTTAGATGTGTTTGGAATTACAAATGACAGAAGCTGGTGAAGATTGTATGTATTTGGGTCTGCCAAATATCATAGGGAGAAATAAAACAGTGGTTTTGGGTTTTTTGAAGGATCGAATTAGGAAAAGAATTCAAGGGTGGGATGCTAAGCTACTTTCACGAGCTGGTAaggagattcttttgaaaacagtTGCTCAAAGCTTGTCAAATTATGCTATGAGTGTTTTTTTGTTACCAGTTTCAGTTTGTAGTGAGATGGAGAGATTGATGAATAAATTTTGGTGGAAGTCTTCTTCAAGTGATGGATCAAAAGGGATCCAATGGATGAGTTGGAATCGATTGAGTTCTCATAAGAATAAAGGTGGCATGGGATTTAGACACTTGAGGGACTTTAACATTGCTTTACTTGGAAAACAAGCTTGGAGGCTCATAACTAATCCAGATTCCTTAGTAGGTAGAGTTTACAAAGCACGATACTATCCACaagggtctttcttggaagcggAGTTGGGTAGTAATCCTAGTTTTGTTTGGCGTTGTATTTTGGAATCTAAGGCTATGATGGGAGGAGGTTTGAGGCGTCGGGTAGGGTCTGGAGTGGCAGTGAGTGTGTTGCGGGATCCTTGGTTACCAAATGAGTATAATCAAAGAGTGAGTTCTAACCATCCTGCTTTGGTGGATATAATGGTGTCTAGTCTTATGATACCAGGACAAATCACATGGGATGAGGATGTAATTTTAgatttatttattgctcgtgatgCATGGTTAATTTTGAGTATTCCTCTTAGGGCAACTTAGTTGGATGATACATGGGCTTGGGGGAGAGAAAAGTATGGGCACTACACAGTTACAAGTGCTTATAGACTACTTCAAGAAGGGAAGGAAGATCATTCCATGGCTGATAATTCtgggttttggaaaaaactgTGGCAGTTGAAAGTGCCTCCAAAGGTTAAAGATTTCCTATGGAGGGCAGTGTCAAGTAGTTTGCCAACAAAGTTTCAGTTGAGAATTAAAAAGGTGGAAGTTGGCGCTTGTTGTCCATGGTGTCTTATAGCACCTGAAACTACTTATCATGTGTTAGTTGAGTGTGCTTTTGTGCAAGAGATTTGGAGTAGTTCTGGTGTCGTCATGTCAGGAGGACATAATTCTAGTTTTGGAGCTTGGTTACATGATATTTTTCAAAGATATGGTAAGGAGAAACGTGTTGAAATTGCCATGCTTTGTTGGTCAATTTGGGGAAGCCGAAATGCTCTAATTTGGAAGCAAAAAAATGCTTCAGTTCAGCAAATCAAAATGACAGCAGCTGTCACACTTGAACAATGGTGCACTGCTCGGGATTCTACTGAAGTCTTTATGGATTCGTTTGAACCAGGAGATGGTCTTGAGCGCTGGACGAAACCGGATT from Humulus lupulus chromosome 5, drHumLupu1.1, whole genome shotgun sequence encodes the following:
- the LOC133780185 gene encoding uncharacterized protein LOC133780185, whose amino-acid sequence is MSIISWNFRGLGNPWAVQFLKDLVVQKRPKYVFLCETLCSKEKVEHVRRLLHFEGSFSIDSQGRSGGIALLCKVQEEVTLVRFSHNHIDVRIHIEGSQDYRLTGLYGEPKRSLRKNTWDLIKQLKEESMLPWCIIGDLNNVLSMDDKRGGRPYPNWLIHGFQEVVDECGLLDLELEGNRFTWEKGQGTEQMVEVRLDRALVSQSWYEMFNMAKLFNLDISTSDHTPLLLDLSFKLFVHAEKRFKFENAWLREPMCKQLVKESWEACHNSDIGVKLKHCSGVLWEWGKAYTGCFKERIGKCKKVLKKYKSRRDDEAVRRYKEAQKDLHEVYSQREVFWRQRSKQLWLKAGDQNSKYFHAAASTRRRNNQIHSLLRDDGVCVEWENGLSEVKEALFQMNPDKSPGPDGMSPGFYQRCWDIVGRDVVDLVLSNRLKNVLAHIISDAQSAFIPGRLITDNIMVSFEVMHYLKKKRSGKDGCMALKLDMSKCVVTVRYMVVHGSKEIGPIVPGREAGEDCMYLGLPNIIGRNKTVVLGFLKDRIRKRIQGWDAKLLSRAGKEILLKTVAQSLSNYAMSVFLLPVSVCSEMERLMNKFWWKSSSSDGSKGIQWMSWNRLSSHKNKGGMGFRHLRDFNIALLGKQAWRLITNPDSLVGRVYKARYYPQGSFLEAELGSNPSFVWRCILESKAMMGGGLRRRVGSGVAVSVLRDPWLPNEYNQRVSSNHPALVDIMVSSLMIPGQITWDEDLDDTWAWGREKYGHYTVTSAYRLLQEGKEDHSMADNSGFWKKLWQLKVPPKVKDFLWRAVSSSLPTKFQLRIKKVEVGACCPWCLIAPETTYHVLVECAFVQEIWSSSGVVMSGGHNSSFGAWLHDIFQRYGKEKRVEIAMLCWSIWGSRNALIWKQKNASVQQIKMTAAVTLEQWCTARDSTEVFMDSFEPGDGLERWTKPDSETLKVNINAALFAETGRYSFAFVIRNHNGSLLEARTMCKPGAPQPEVAEGIDLKEALSWLQ